In Gouania willdenowi chromosome 17, fGouWil2.1, whole genome shotgun sequence, one DNA window encodes the following:
- the LOC114479017 gene encoding caspase-8-like isoform X1 translates to MKGLNMDRRKLSQIDEELGSSDVEALCFLCLDVLNRKRLEGIKHARELFLRLEEKGLLDNQTFILHLLRTIQRFDLVRFLDTENQRVVETDSCPLLSKYRVMLYKIYEDMTEENLEKLKFLLKENLPRRLMEKSRTALDVFSELEKAELLSQTNVDGLLEYLLRFDQKLASLVRDYKDGAQLNLHCSMNDKQVCVGGICAGRQSLPALLPQKPVLSIPETENYFGGMTIVSDAQPITKPCSPPDEAEFYALVHEPRGLCVVISNEKFTGPELGLRRGTRKDEETLEALFTKFGFKVVLHRDLTAQAMREEVNTLGQRNFINEDALVVCVLSHGDQGCVFGTDEKKVSLKELTLPFTGIQAPTLTGKPKLFFIQACQGKEFQKGALPCPPKPAQEKVQTQLEEDSGPVYGETVPSDADFLIGMATVEECKSFRHVVTGSIYIQKLCEMLEKSAESTEPDDILSILTRVNKEVSKGNYMGQKQMPQPKYTLTKKLVLTFVKENMN, encoded by the exons ATGAAGGGCCTCAATATGGACCGCCGAAAATTATCACAAATCGATGAGGAACTGGGTTCCTCGGATGTGGAAGCACTTTGCTTTTTGTGTCTCGATGTTTTGAATCGGAAGCGTCTTGAAGGA aTCAAGCATGCAAGAGAGCTATTCTTAAGACTAGAAGAAAAAGGTCTTTTGGACAAccaaacttttattttacacctGCTTCGTACAATCCAGAGATTTGATCTAGTCCGCTTCCTGGATACAGAAAACCAGCGAGTCGTGGAAACAGACTCTTGTCCTCTTTTGTCAAAATACAG AGTGATGCTGTACAAAATATATGAGGACATGACTGAGGAGAATCTGGAAAAGTTAAAGTTTCTGTTGAAAGAAAATTTGCCAAGAAGATTAATGGAAAAGAGCCGT ACAGCACTGGATGTGTTTTCCGAGTTGGAAAAAGCAGAGTTATtgtcacaaacaaatgttgatGGCCTTCTTGAATATTTGTTGAGGTTTGATCAGAAGCTGGCTTCACTTGTGAGGGACTACAAAG ATGGAGCCCAGCTGAATTTACATTGCAGCATGAATGATAAACAGGTGTGTGTTGGTGGTATTTGTGCAGGACGTCAATCATTGCCGGCTCTCCTCCCACAGAAGCCGGTTCTCTCCATACCTGAAACTGAGAATTACT TTGGAGGAATGACTATTGTCTCTGATGCACAACCAATTACAAAGCCCTGCTCTCCTCCTGATGAG GCGGAGTTTTACGCTTTGGTTCATGAACCCCGAGGTTTATGTGTGGTCATCAGCAATGAGAAATTCACAGGCCCAGAACTTGGATTACGAAGAGGAACTCGAAAGGATGAGG AGACTCTGGAGGCTCTGTTTACCAAGTTTGGATTTAAAGTGGTCCTACACAGAGACTTGACTGCACAAGCGATGCGGGAGGAAGTTAACACGCTTGGTCAAAGGAACTTTATAAATGAAGATGCTTTG GTGGTCTGTGTGCTTTCTCACGGAGATCAGGGATGTGTTTTTGGAACAGACGAGAAAAAAGTGTCCCTGAAAGAGCTGACGCTGCCCTTCACAGGCATTCAAGCGCCGACGTTGACTGGAAAGCCCAAGCTTTTTTTCATCCAAGCGTGTCAGGGAAAGGAGTTCCAGAAAGGAGCGTTGCCTTGTCCTCCGAAGCCGGCACAGGAGAAAGTGCAGACCCAGCTGGAAGAAGATTCCGGTCCTGTTTATGGGGAGACTGTACCATCAGATGCAGACTTCTTGATAGGCATGGCCACTGTGGAGGAATGCAAGTCATTTCGTCATGTGGTCACGGGATCCATCTACATCCAGAAGCTTTGTGAGATGCTGGAGAAATCTGCAGAAAG caCGGAGCCTGATGACATTCTCTCCATCCTGACGCGTGTGAACAAAGAGGTCAGCAAAGGAAACTACATGGGACAGAAACAAATGCCCCAGCCTAAATATACTCTTACCAAGAAGCTGGTCCTCACATTTGTGaaggaaaacatgaattaa
- the LOC114479017 gene encoding caspase-8-like isoform X2, with protein MKGLNMDRRKLSQIDEELGSSDVEALCFLCLDVLNRKRLEGIKHARELFLRLEEKGLLDNQTFILHLLRTIQRFDLVRFLDTENQRVVETDSCPLLSKYRVMLYKIYEDMTEENLEKLKFLLKENLPRRLMEKSRTALDVFSELEKAELLSQTNVDGLLEYLLRFDQKLASLVRDYKGRQSLPALLPQKPVLSIPETENYFGGMTIVSDAQPITKPCSPPDEAEFYALVHEPRGLCVVISNEKFTGPELGLRRGTRKDEETLEALFTKFGFKVVLHRDLTAQAMREEVNTLGQRNFINEDALVVCVLSHGDQGCVFGTDEKKVSLKELTLPFTGIQAPTLTGKPKLFFIQACQGKEFQKGALPCPPKPAQEKVQTQLEEDSGPVYGETVPSDADFLIGMATVEECKSFRHVVTGSIYIQKLCEMLEKSAESTEPDDILSILTRVNKEVSKGNYMGQKQMPQPKYTLTKKLVLTFVKENMN; from the exons ATGAAGGGCCTCAATATGGACCGCCGAAAATTATCACAAATCGATGAGGAACTGGGTTCCTCGGATGTGGAAGCACTTTGCTTTTTGTGTCTCGATGTTTTGAATCGGAAGCGTCTTGAAGGA aTCAAGCATGCAAGAGAGCTATTCTTAAGACTAGAAGAAAAAGGTCTTTTGGACAAccaaacttttattttacacctGCTTCGTACAATCCAGAGATTTGATCTAGTCCGCTTCCTGGATACAGAAAACCAGCGAGTCGTGGAAACAGACTCTTGTCCTCTTTTGTCAAAATACAG AGTGATGCTGTACAAAATATATGAGGACATGACTGAGGAGAATCTGGAAAAGTTAAAGTTTCTGTTGAAAGAAAATTTGCCAAGAAGATTAATGGAAAAGAGCCGT ACAGCACTGGATGTGTTTTCCGAGTTGGAAAAAGCAGAGTTATtgtcacaaacaaatgttgatGGCCTTCTTGAATATTTGTTGAGGTTTGATCAGAAGCTGGCTTCACTTGTGAGGGACTACAAAG GACGTCAATCATTGCCGGCTCTCCTCCCACAGAAGCCGGTTCTCTCCATACCTGAAACTGAGAATTACT TTGGAGGAATGACTATTGTCTCTGATGCACAACCAATTACAAAGCCCTGCTCTCCTCCTGATGAG GCGGAGTTTTACGCTTTGGTTCATGAACCCCGAGGTTTATGTGTGGTCATCAGCAATGAGAAATTCACAGGCCCAGAACTTGGATTACGAAGAGGAACTCGAAAGGATGAGG AGACTCTGGAGGCTCTGTTTACCAAGTTTGGATTTAAAGTGGTCCTACACAGAGACTTGACTGCACAAGCGATGCGGGAGGAAGTTAACACGCTTGGTCAAAGGAACTTTATAAATGAAGATGCTTTG GTGGTCTGTGTGCTTTCTCACGGAGATCAGGGATGTGTTTTTGGAACAGACGAGAAAAAAGTGTCCCTGAAAGAGCTGACGCTGCCCTTCACAGGCATTCAAGCGCCGACGTTGACTGGAAAGCCCAAGCTTTTTTTCATCCAAGCGTGTCAGGGAAAGGAGTTCCAGAAAGGAGCGTTGCCTTGTCCTCCGAAGCCGGCACAGGAGAAAGTGCAGACCCAGCTGGAAGAAGATTCCGGTCCTGTTTATGGGGAGACTGTACCATCAGATGCAGACTTCTTGATAGGCATGGCCACTGTGGAGGAATGCAAGTCATTTCGTCATGTGGTCACGGGATCCATCTACATCCAGAAGCTTTGTGAGATGCTGGAGAAATCTGCAGAAAG caCGGAGCCTGATGACATTCTCTCCATCCTGACGCGTGTGAACAAAGAGGTCAGCAAAGGAAACTACATGGGACAGAAACAAATGCCCCAGCCTAAATATACTCTTACCAAGAAGCTGGTCCTCACATTTGTGaaggaaaacatgaattaa